TGGGCTTCAGCTTCTAATCTGGTACGTCGGACTCCTCATTCATTAGATAAATTTATCACCACAAGTCCTGAAGAGCCCTCCTATCAACTGATGGCAGAATATAATTGCTGGATGAACCAGAATATTTATCAAGTTTGCGAGTCTATACCCGACGAACAACGCAAACAAGATAGAGGAGCATTTTTCAAATCCATTCACGGAACCTTGAACCACCTGCTCTATGGGGATAAAGTCTGGATGGGACGATTTACCCATCAGCCCTTTTCTGGGACATCCCTCTCACAAGAATTGTATGCAGATTTTGCCGAATTGAGAGCCGAACGGGAACAGACAGACCAGCAAATTTTAGACTGGACCCAGAGTTTGGACCCAGACTGGTTAAGTCAACCCTTTGAATATGTCAGTCAGTCGGACCAGAAACGGCGCGTGATGCCTGCCTGGATTTTAGTGACTCATCTGTTCAACCATCAAACTCATCATCGAGGACAGGTGACCACCCTGATTAAACAACTCGGCTATGAACCCGGAGTAACCGATATTCCTTGGATGCCTGGGGTAAGTGGGTTAGGTTCGGAATGATTCGCGAAGGTTCGATGTTAGGGCAATCTATTCATGAGTTGCGTTTCAATCCCTGAAAGGGATTAGGGGTCATTGAGACGCATTCAGTTAGCAGGCACTTCCGTCAATATTGGTTTCAATCCCTGAAAGGGATTAGGGGTCATTGAGACTCGTAATTTCTTCTGCCAGTGAGTAGCATTATCCCTAGTTTCAATCCCTGAAAGGGATTAGGGGTCATTGAGACTCTCGTGTATTCTGAAGCCCTCTGCCTCTTCCGGGTTTCAATCCCTGAAAGGGATTAGGGGTCATTGAGACCCGATCGCCCCGATGCCCGCCAACAAAGGTCACGTCCACTTGGTTTCAATCCCTGAAAGGGATTAGGGGTCATTGAGACTCTTCAATCTCTTGAGGAGTAGGGTTTGATGAGTTGAGTTTCAATCCCTGAAAGGGATTAGGGGTTATTGAGACCTAACGATGCCTTAGACCGACTTAACCATGCCGAGTTTCAATCCCTGAAAGGGATTAGGGGTTATTGAGACGGGGAAAAGTCGGCTAAGATATCACCGTACACCGGTTTCAATCCCTGAAAGGGATTAGGGGTTATTGAGACTCTAGTAGATGGCTGATTTTTTCATAACTACGGTGTTTCAATCCCTGAAAGGGATTAGGGGTTATTGAGACCCGAAAAGGCTGTAATTGTTAATCACAAGGTATTGGTTTCAATCCCTGAAAGGGATTAGGGGTTATTGAGACCCGTGGCAACCGAGGCGATCGCTCCAGATCCGTTGAGTTTCAATCCCTGAAAGGGATTAGGGGTTATTGAGACCTCGGTCATCCCAGTCAAGGGAGAAGAATTCCTGGTTTCAATCCCTGAAAGGGATTAGGGGTTATTGAGACACGCATCAGCAGCATATTTCCGTTGGGGTCTATGCGGTTTCAATCCCTGAAAGGGATTAGGGGTTATTGAGACCGATTAACCTGCTGGAAAATCCAGCAATTTTACCTGTTTCAATCCCTGAAAGGGATTAGGGGTTATTGAGACCTGGAAAGTCAGGGCAAAATCGACGGCGTAGCGACAAGTTTCAATCCCTGAAAGGGATTAGGGGTTATTGAGACCAATCATTACCTAAAATCGGAAGCTAACAAGATAATGTTTCAATCCCTGAAAGGGATTAGGGGTTATTGAGACTAATCGGTCAGTTCTCGCTCATCCATCTGTTTAGGTTTCAATCCCTGAAAGGGATTAGGGGTTATTGAGACTTAAGACCGCCCAGAATTGCATTACCTATCTGTTTCAATCCCTGAAAGGGATTAGGGGTTATTGAGACTCTCGCATTGCTGTCATTAGTTCTACCATTATAGCGTTTCAATCCCTGAAAGGGATTAGGGGTTATTGAGACGAGGTTTCTCACTCCTAGGTGTTCTGGGATTCTTCAGTTTCAATCCCTGAAAGGGATTAGGGGTTATTGAGACTCGCTCAAAACCATAGCCGGTATAGGTGAGGAACGGGTCAGTTTCAATCCCTGAAAGGGATTAGGGGTTATTGAGACAAGATTGATAAGACTCACCTCAGCACATTGTCCCCGTTTCAATCCCTGAAAGGGATTAGGGGTTATTGAGACAAGTCCCTGGAACGCGAAAGGGAACGCCTTCAAAGTTTCAATCCCTGAAAGGGATTAGGGGTTATTGAGACTCTTGTAAAAAATCCAAAAGAACATCGTTATTACTGTTTCAATCCCTGAAAGGGATTAGGGGTTATTGAGACTAACATCAACTAAACGATTTTTAGCACTACTCCTTGTTTCAATCCCTGAAAGGGATTAGGGGTTATTGAGACTCGGCCTGAGATTGGCAGAGGGGAAGTTTTTTAAGTTTCAATCCCTGAAAGGGATTAGGGGTTATTGAGACAATCGTTGAGCCGAAGCTCTGCCAACTCAGAAGGTTTCAATCCCTGAAAGGGATTAGGGGTTATTGAGACCAACTGGCTACGCCTTGCCAACATTGACGAGCGGTTTCAATCCCTGAAAGGGATTAGGGGTTATTGAGACCTGATAAATTGCCAGACTTGCTTAAGGCTTTGGGTGAGTTTCAATCCCTGAAAGGGATTAGGGGTTATTGAGACCTGAATTAGTAGAGGAAGAGTTGTTTAATTTTGGAGTAGAAGTTTCAATCCCTGAAAGGGATTAGGGGTTATTGAGACCTCAGCGGGACCTCCCATTAGAAATAATTATCATGTTTCAATCCCTGAAAGGGATTAGGGGTTATTGAGACTAATTGCATCTGATTGGTTACTTCCAGTTAAGTGTTTCAATCCCTGAAAGGGATTAGGGGTTATTGAGACGCGGCAACGGTTGGACCGGGTACGGGAGGGAGTTGTTTCAATCCC
The genomic region above belongs to Laspinema palackyanum D2c and contains:
- a CDS encoding DinB family protein; this encodes MAEYNCWMNQNIYQVCESIPDEQRKQDRGAFFKSIHGTLNHLLYGDKVWMGRFTHQPFSGTSLSQELYADFAELRAEREQTDQQILDWTQSLDPDWLSQPFEYVSQSDQKRRVMPAWILVTHLFNHQTHHRGQVTTLIKQLGYEPGVTDIPWMPGVSGLGSE